One Hippopotamus amphibius kiboko isolate mHipAmp2 chromosome 12, mHipAmp2.hap2, whole genome shotgun sequence genomic window, TAACACCAGTTAACACATGCAcagtcttgggcaagtcacctaccCTCTCTGGGCCCTGACATCCTCACCTAGTCAGCAAGCATAACAATAGGACTATTTCATAGGATCATTACCAGGGTTAAATGAGTTAGTGAAAGTCAAGTGTTCACAGAGTGCCTGACACACTAGCTCTCAATAAACGGAAGCCATGATTATAAATACttggcaattttttaaagttaaagaaataaactttccCCTGATTAATAACGATTACAGTCGTTAGAAACATCCTGTGATCCTCTGTTAGGCCAGGAAACCATTAACTCCACAGAGAAGACCAAGAAAGCATCAAATGTAGAATCTTCTAATGATGGAAAGTGCAACCTACTACAGAGACATCCAGTGTAGTAAATGGATTATGTGATGTTGGCATGTCCAAAACGATGACAGGGATGTCAGTTACAATTACATCTCCTTGTGggtgtaatattatatataacttatatgtagaaatacagaaTGTATAgcttaaaaagtgtgtgtgtgtgtgtaagtaaccTGGCCCAAGGATACTCCAGTTTCTCTTTGAGGAGCTTTCCTTCTTGCCTCAACTCAGAGGAAAAGATTCATCGTTTCCTCATTTTCTTGGATGGTTGGAATCAAGGCATCTTGCCAGATGCCCCCTCCCCGTGCCCCTGGCCCCTCACCTGGCATCTTGGGGGGCTCCAGTGGATTTCTGCAGTTGGTGTCAGACCAAGCGGTGCCTGGCGCTGCCTCCACGAGGCCCTGGTCCTCACACCTATGGAGGAAAGAGCCCAGCTCAGGTGGGCTCCCGGCTGGAAGTGGGAGGGGGTCTGTGGAGCTGAGCACGGGGCAGGGCTGTCagcagctggggctgggagggtgggaaggacgTGGACGGGGCCCCCTCACCTGGTGTGGGGCTGGCAGCGGGCACTGGGGGAGGAGGTGTTCTGGAAGTGCCCTGCCTTACAGGGAACACAGTCGTTGTTAGCCTCCTCGACTTCATCTGGCAAGAGAAAGACACGGCCGGCCAGGGTGAGTGGGCAAAGGGAGCTTCTGCCCAGCTGTGAGCTTCCTTTCCACCCACTatggccccctccccgcccacccaccccaatctgtagtttgcagcatccTTCCTGATCTCCGCATTGCCTAAGCTTCCTCTCAGTGCTAGGAGGACTCTGGAACCCTGCACCATCCCAATCCCATTTTCTGCAGCTCCCTTCTGTAAGTAAGCCTTTctcagggagggagaagaggcatTTCATGCCACAAAACTAACTGCCTGGGGCCTCACCATGGACACCGCACCATGCACCCTGACCCCATTCAAGATCACccgcccagcctcctccccaccctctgcccccagTGACCTCTGATGGCTTCGGTGCCAGGCGGGCAGTCGGAGAGTAGCTCGCAGTGTTCACACTCAGAGTTCAAAAAGACGCAGTACATTCCTGGCTGGCAGCGGCACTGGGTTTTGTGTTCACTAGTGCAAGGCGTGATCTCCACGAAGCCCAGCACTGGTGGGAAGACAGTGTTCAGCAGAGGGGGCTGCGCTCCAGGgatcccagccccccacccccaccccggaaCACCCCACTCACTCTGGTCACAGGGGCGGCACAGCTGGCAGATGAAGAGATGGTTCCAGTGCTCGTTGTAGGAATTTTCGGGGCACGTGGAACAAGTGGTGTCCTGGTCATGGCTACACTCAGCCGAGACGTGCGTGCCTAGGATGCGAGCAGGGCAGCAGGAGTGTCAGGGGACTGGGGTTCCACCGTCCCCTCTgctgcttgctgtgtgaccctgggcctgTCCCGGTGCCTACATGGGAGGGACAGCCAGTGTTTCTCACTCTCTGTTTCTGCCAGCTGGTTTTCCTGGGAGCTGGTGTTCACTTCCATCCAAGGCAGTGAGGCAGGCTGGAGCCCCCTGTAACCCACCTCCCTGTCCCGGACTTCCTCTGGCCCCCGCCTCTCACCTGGGCGGCAGCGGGAGCAGCAGACGTGATGTTTGGGCTCGTAGTACTCCTTTTCCTGGTCCCGGCAGGTTTGGTTCTCCGTGCGGTACGGGGGTATCTTCAAGGGGCGATGGAACGGGGGGGGGAGAATTATTCAGGGGTCAgccaggaagggcagagggaCTACAGAGAGGGCGGCCCTCACCCCTCTCCCCTAGCCAAGCCCGCCCTCACCCACCTGCACGGGCGTCTCCCTCACCAGCTGGGGCTGGGATGCTGCCAGGAGACCCCAGAGGCCCAGTATGAGTGGCCCCCAGGCCAGGCCGCAGGGGGAGGCGGCCCACAGCAGGCGCATGGCGGCCAGTCGGCCGGCCAAGCAGATGGGTGGAGGCCTGGGAGGAAGGTAGGAGGCCTGGACGTCCCGGGTAGTGGTGGCAGCAGCCTCCCGATCCCAGAGGCTGGGACAGGACTCAGGCCGACGTGCCCCCCGGGGGCTGGAGCGGccgggcctggcctggcctccagggctCCAGCGCCAGGCTCAGGAAGTGGGAGTGGAGCGGCCGGCGCGGGGCGGGGACAGGGAGCGCTGGGAGCCCAGGCGGCTGTCTGTCGCAATCGGGAAGAGGAACAGGCTTGGCTGCCCGACGCAGGGCGGGAGGGGGTGGCCGGGAAAGCACGTGAGGGCAGCACGGCCGGAACCGGGCCTCCTCCCTTCTTCGGAGGCCTGACTGGTGAGGAGGATGCAGGGACAGGCCAGGCCCAGCTGGTGGGAAAGGGGTACAGACACTCCTCGGCTGGGTCCCTGGAAGCCCAGCTGGGGCACAGCTGACCTGGGAACAGATGGAGTTCCAGACAGAGCTCTGTGCAGCCGGCTGGGCATCAAATCCAAACAACGGCGGGGCCTGGGACTGTCAGACTTGGAGGGTGCAGAGACCCACGGAGAGCCTTGGATAGCCAGCCAGGCCAGCATCTGGGAACCAGAACTCCTAGTTGGCAGACTGTCTGCACTCCCTGGTTCCCGCCCTGTGGtgtgatttttaaagataaactacAAAGGAGTTACAAGCCAGCCAGCCCTCCTCATACCAGCCCCCCTCTCCGCCGCAGTCCCCTGAGTCAACCCAGCCCACACATCAGTGGGCACGGGTCACCCACGAGATACTCCAGAGGGTACAGCGGCCCCTGCTCCCCTGTCCTCAGAGGATGAGGGGATGCATAGGCCGAGTTCCCACGAGCGGGCGGGCAGTCAGCCTGGGGCTCGGCAGCCACCGCCCTCAGTCCCAGCCTCTCCCATCGGGAGCCTTTGAATCCCTTTGAACTGGAGGGAGCTGACAGCCCACAAGACTAGGCCCCTCACGGTAAAGGCGAGGACACTGAGGGCAGGGTGCCATGTAGAGGAGACCAGGATTCCAGGGGTGCTTGGTCTGGTCCCTGCCCCGTTTCTTCCCACCATTTCCCTGCAACCCATTAACAGCATTCCCgtcctcccccacccacaccaGGGTGTCTGGTCTCCAAGCTCCTGAGCTCCTGGCTAACCAGTTGTCCCTGAAGATCACCTGGGCTCTGGGAAgcacccccaccctgggctgcACAACCTGCACGCAGACCGCTCCCTGTGACCCGCTGCTTATTATCCACTGGCCACCGGGCCTTGAGCTCGGCAACGGCCTGCCCTGGATCTGCAAGTCTGGGCTCCTGGAGCTTCACACAGAGGCTGTCATGGACCACGTGTCCAGTACATATTCATGGACTAAACTGGTGATGCCTCGCCCACGTCACATAGCCAGTCCGCAGCAGAGCCAGCCTAGAGTTGGGGCTCCAGATGTCTGGGTCCCAGTTCATTCCAGCAACCAGGCTTCCTCCTTGTGACGCAGGGGTGCTTCCCTAGGCATGAGGGGCTGACTTGCTGTCTGGAGAGAGATCACCTGGGCACGTCCCCGCCCTCTCCCTGGAGGACCCTGTTCACACATCCTTAATCCTTAGCCTGGTTGGTCTTGCTGGCTGGACAGGCTCCTGGTGGAAGAGCCGCAAGTCCTGGTCAGGGATGTGcccggggtggaggtgggggggatcaCAAAAAGGTGAAGTGGCCTGCCTGAACTTTAGacatctctctcttcccctggCACAGGCCTAGGACCCAAACTCTGCCAGTGAACGTCCGAGGCTGCccgggaagggaagggaagaagtgtCAGAAAGGCATGCAGTGCTCAGGTCAAGGAAATGTGGGCGGGGACTGGATGCACCACtgagctcttttttaaaaaataaatttatttattttatttttggctgtgttgggtccttgttgctgtgcacgggctttctctagttgtggtgagcggggggccactctttgcttggatgtgccggcttctcattgcagtggcttctcttcttgcagagcacgggctctaggcgtgtgggcttcagcagttgtggcacgtgggctcggtagttgtggctcacgggcttagttgttccgcagcatgtggaattttcccggaccagggctcgaacctgggtcccctgcattggcaggggaattcttaaccactgtaccaccaggtaagtccccacTGAGCTCTTAAATGTAGAAATGTCTGTGTGAGTGGTGGgcctttttctatttaaaaacaaattttttaaaattgaaatttagtttatttataatactagattagtttcaggtgtacagcaaagttattttttcagattctttttcattatacgttattacaagatattgaatatggttccctgtgttatacagtaaatccttgctgcttatctattatatatatatatatatatatatatatatattagtgtctatctatctgttaatcccatactcctaatttatccttctccccttctctttctcctttggtaaccataagtttgtttcatATGcctgtgagcctatttctgtgtgtttttttttttttttaatatttttttacttatttggctgctccaagtcttagttgcagcatgtgggatcttcatttcGCATACAGGatgtttagttgcggcatgtgggatcttagttgcggcacgcaggatctagtttgctgaccagggatcgaactcaggccccctaCACTGGGAACATGTACTCaatcactgggccaccaaggaagtccctgtttttattttgcatatagattcatttgtattattttttagattctacatataagtaatataaaatatttgtcttcctctgtcttacttcacttagtatgatattctctaggtccatccatgttgctacaaatggcaatatttcattcttttttatggctgagtaatattccagccATAATATTATTCTAATACTATtccaatattatatatataccatatctttttAAAccagttgtctgttgatgggcacttggattgtttccatgtcctggctattgtaaacagagctgctatgaacatttgggtgcacatattttttgaattagaatttttgtcttttctggatatatacccaaaagagggattgctagatcatatggtagctctatttttagttttttaaggaacctccatactgttttccatagtggctgcaccaatttaccttcccaccaacagtgtaagagggttctcttttctccagatcctctccagcatttgttattatttgtagactttttgttgatggccattctgactggtgtgaggtgataccttattgtggtttcaatttgcatttctctaataattagtgatgttgagcattctttcatgtgcctgttggccatctgtatgtcttctttggaaaaaagtctatttaggtcccttttttctttttattatggaaatcaTGCATaatttatacatacacaaaagaggagaaaatagtaCTGTGAATTCCCAGCTTCAATTCAGGCAGGTCTTATTTGTCCCATAGAACCCTCTCCTACTCTTCTAATctccttttaattattttgaagcaaatcccagacatatatcatttcatttgAAAACATCTCAAGATTTTACTCAAAGACAGGgactctttctcttttcattggaGTGTAACCTGTAAACAATGAAATGCATAAAGTACACTAATCTTATGTATACAGATCAATGAATTTTCACTTTTGTGTATTCCTGGGTATCTCCCCAGAATACTTCCTGCACCCCAAAATGTTCCTGCATGCCCTTTCCAGACAAAGCTCCCTGGTTCACAGGTAAGTAGCATCTCAGATCCTTTTAGCGCCAGCTGGTTGAACTATACTCTTCTTTCTGCTGCCAGTGTCATGTTGTCACTGCAGCCTTTAAGGACTCTCTGGGTCCTACGGAAAAAGTCCTAAGATCTGGACTTTAATCTTGGTCCCATCACTTCACCTCTTTGGACCTCTTTTTTTGTGCCAAATCAACAGCTGCTTTGCTTGCGGATCCGATCCGTTCTCCACCCTTCCCCTGCTCTGTTCTGTATCACTATtgggaactacatttcccagagtgCTTTTCCCTCTGGCTTCCCTGTAGGCTCAGCCAATAGGAAGACAGGTGGGCGGAGGACttggtgggaagagggaagaagccAGGCAATTTTTCTGCCCCTCTGCTTTCTGACACCGCGTGCCTCTGGTCGTGTtgctttcttccattcttccACAATCCCATTTCCTGCCAGGCAGCCCCCACTATTTAGTTTCTGCTACATAGCTCTGAGACTTCTGGGTCTGTAAGGCTGCATTATAAGGTTGTCTTTCCAGCCCTAGAGATGTGGCTGCTTCCTGCTTTGCTGTTTTCTGGGTTGCCTTGCTGTTCCCCATTGGGTGCTCAGCTCTTCCATCAACCACGAACCGATTCCCTGTGTTAAACTGCTTCCACTTGAGAGAGAGTGTTTCCTGTTTCTGGACCCTGATGGACaaatctcatctgtaaatggtTACCATgcctgccccagcctcctctggGAGGATGCGAGGAGCCTCACAGGGTGAGGAGGCCATGAAGTCTTTGTGGGCAGGCATTGTCTCTGCTTCCTCCCTTTCGTGTTCTTCACGGACTTCCTTGACGTTTTGTTGATTTCCACGCGGCAACACCAGACTCGGACTGGGTGCCCCATAGACCCCCAGAGTGCATGGGAGTGAGGCTCTTCTCCAGGCCCCCTCCGGAGGGGGTTGCTGTGAGATCCTCCTTCCCAGAGGCCCATGAGGGATCCAAAAAGAGGGCTGGCAggaatggattcttttttttttttaatattttatttaaaaaatttttttattggggtatagtgatttacaatgttgtgttagtttcagcaaagtgaatacatatacatatacccactcttttttagattcttttcccattacagagtattgagtagagttccctgtgctatacagtaggtccttattaattacctattttacatatagtagtgtgtatatgtcaatcccaatctcccaatttatccccctcccccccgggaTTCTTCTAAATACTCTTCTGTCTCCCCTCTTGCCCACACTGCTCTCAGCCAGCTGCTGGCCTTGAATAGGGTCTGGTAAACACTGAGAAATGTGTAATTGATGAGAATCGTCCTTCTCCAGAATCTTTTCACTGGGGACAATACCTCAGCCCACTTGTTCTCAACTGGGGTGATTTTTGCCCCCCAgaagacatttggcaatatctggaggagtttttgattgtcacaattcAGGGGGTACTATTGGCATCTAGtcagtagaggccagggatgctgttaaacatcctacagtgcacaggacagggCCCCCACGACAAAGAATTATCcgaatgtcaatagtgccaaggttgaaaAATCTGGCCTTAACCCAAGGGAATAAACTTCTAATGGTGAACTTCTAGGCATCATGCCAGGTGACTGGACTAAGAGTGGCAGGGAGGGATTTTCTGAAACATCATTTTAGATTAAACACAAACTCATATTACGTAAGTGCAGGTAAAAGGAACACAGTTCTCCACAATGGGCAGCCAGGTGTGGAGAGCCTAATTAGCTCTAAGCAGTAAGAATAAAGAGCTCTGATTAACTGAGTGACTCATTTTCCCCTAGAAAGGGTagagactgaaatgaaaaaagtgaAGGAAATTTAGCTATATTAACAAACCATAAATTAAAGTGTTATCAGAGGAAATTAGGCTGTTGGATGTTTTGAggatactttcatttatttttttttaatttattttcttcaagtatagttgatttacaatgtcgcattactttctgctgtacagcaaagtgactcagttatacacatacacacattctttttcatcttcttttccactgtggtttatcccaagatattgaatttagtttcctgtgctctacagtaggaccttgttgttaatccattctatttataatagtttgcatctgctaatcccaaactcccaacccatccctcccctgcccccaccccttggcaaccacaagtctgttctctgtctgtgagtctgttttgtagatacgtttatttgtgtcatagtttagatttgAGGATTCTTTCTCATAGCACATCACTCTGTCAAAGATACACCTTAGATCTTACCCAACATGTTAATTCTGCTGTCTTCTGCCTGGtggtgtggggggtgggatgtCAAAAATAGTGGCCACTAGACCCTGCGGCCACTGGTGAACAAGCCTAGCGCCTGTCCTCAGAGAACTCATAATATGATCCGTGCatatggaaacacacacatgcacacacgcatacACCAAGATAAGAGTATACAGCAGTGCGCACTGCAATAGAGTTCTCAACAAGGCTCTCTTCCGGAGTGTGGGGGAGAAGGCGATCACTTCCACCATCTCCTGTTCCCTGGGGAACGAGAGGTAAGAAGACCTTCTGAACTCACAACCCTCATCCCCCTGCAGACCCTCTGGTCCCCCCTCTCTCCTTGTAGCCTTTGCACAGTTTATGGCCAAACCACAGGGTTAGAGGATGGCCGGTtctgggagggggaaggaagggctAGGGCTGTGGTAGAGGCTGGGGGAGCTTCCAAGATGTGGCCCAGATCCACCACAGAACAGGACTCCACTCCTCTGGAAGTCTGGGAGTGGCACTGAGCTTGGAAAGGGGAAACTCAGCTCTCAATctggccccacccccaactcctggATGACGTGGGCAAGTCATTTTGCTTCTGGGGCCTTGGTTCTCTGATGCATCAAGCAAGGGCTAGATACAGAGCCACCTGGAAAAGGCTTTTGTGACCATCTGGGCTGCCTTACACTCCCCGACCCCCTCCCTTTTATTGAGAGCCCTGGGGCCCAGAGTGgtaaagtcattttttttaattcttttttttttttaatagtatttccCATTGTGATTTACCCCAGGATAAAGTATTGTTTTCAAAGTCACATCGTTTAAAAGCCAAAATGGAAGTCGTAGGATAATGCCTATAACATGGTCCCATTTATggaaaaaaactatatattttgtttttaaaaaatacacataagcCTATgaaagcacacaaaaagatgctgaTGGACATAAATGACCGTGGCTCCCTGGGCCGAGGGGTGGGAAAGGAATGGGACCGAGGGAGGTTTTTATTGTTCTGTAAACTTCTGTGTTGTTGGAAAATTGTGTTGTGAGAAAAAAGTGTTCACGTATTTTTTTCCTGCACCTcaaaagataatatttaaaacaggGCTGTGACACAAGTGCAGGTCtcagatttctgttttttttcacaACAACACGCTTGCTCTGGCCCAATCCAGATCTGGAATGCTGCTGTCTCTAAGCTACCGCACCCTGACAGGTGCTACGGGGACACTTGCTCTCCGGCTCAGCCCAGATCAGGCCTCGAGATCCTGCTCACTGAGCCCTCGAGAGGAAAACTATTTGCCGTGCAGCCTTGGGCCAGTGGTTGGATTTCAGGCACCAGCCAGCAGATAGAAAAGGCAGGGAGgtgcctctctgaacctctgagATGGGACAGGCAGGGTGCTGTGTACCCTACCTGTAGGTGGGATGTCCcttggggaggtggggacagTAGAGAGAGCTTCTCACAGGCCCTGAGGGCTGGTGGATCCAGGGACGCGCTGTGGGAGTGTGTGAACCTTCCTGGCGTTCAAAACCAGGTGCAGGGGAGCCCCAGTTCCCCAGGAGCCTGTGGCTGGTCTGTCTCGGGGTGCATGGCAAAAGCCCTAAGCTGACAGCCCCTCCCCGCAACAAAAGAAGAATTCTGCTTCTGCGCTGCGCTCTACTGCTATTTGCTTTTGTGTTCACAGAAAACTCGCTTATCTTTGCGAAGggcagtttcttcatctggaaaatgaagaaaaacccAGGCTTTCCCTTTCGAGGGGGTGTCCCCTATCAGGGAAGCAATGGGACAGCTTTGCAATCCTGATGGACAGCAGCTCTCACTTTATGAGGCCACAGGAGACCAGCCACAGACAGGGTTGTATCCGGAGCCCGTTGTTCCACAAGACCCAGCTGAGATGCCACTTTCTCCGGGCAGCCTTCCTGAGTCTCCCGGGTGGgtgcttctccctccctctccgcCCCCAGGCTCCCTGAGCCCTGGGCTCCCTTGGCTGTCACTAGGATCCTTGTCTTGCAGGATGTAGTCGGGGCCTGTCCTCTGCCATCCAGCTACATCAGTGCCAGGCGGAGCCGCGACTGCCCGTCCCAGGCCCGCTCCTCCAGGAGGTGGGAGAAGCCAGTGAAGTGCTCTGGGCTGCCTCCTGCGGGGCCGCAGTGGCAGCCCTCTCGGCCTGGGCTGTGTGGTTGGGTCTCTGTGCCTCCTGGGCCTGATTCTCGGATCCCTTCCCCCTTCACTGCTTGGCACTTCACTCTTTATTCTCTTGCTGGGTTGTTTGgggcagagattttggaggaaaaacAAGGCCCCCTCACGgagcttttccttccttccagggcTGGTGCGGCCTTGAGCCAGGCCCAGCCTCTTCCTCCAGATCTCGGGCGAGGCCCAcatcccctctgcctcctcagtGCCCACCGTCCCTGAGCTCCCTGGGCTCCGGGGCTCTGCCCAAGTGCCCTGCCTGACCCCTGTCTCCGAGCACACATTCCTGCAACCCCGTGACCACAACCGGGGACACTGCACATTCCTGGCCTGGCAGCCGATGgtgtaaaaaagaacagaatgtcccagggccccgcccagcccccagctccaccTGGGCCCCTCCCTGGGCTGGACAAGGtaggggtggtggtgaggagtCAGAAGGGAAGAGGC contains:
- the LTBR gene encoding LOW QUALITY PROTEIN: tumor necrosis factor receptor superfamily member 3 (The sequence of the model RefSeq protein was modified relative to this genomic sequence to represent the inferred CDS: inserted 2 bases in 1 codon; deleted 1 base in 1 codon), which gives rise to MRLLWAASPCGLAWGPLILGLWGLLAASQPQLVRETPVQIPPYRTENQTCRDQEKEYYEPKHHVCCSRCRPGTHVSAECSHDQDTTCSTCPENSYNEHWNHLFICQLCRPCDQMLGFVEITPCTSEHKTQCRCQPGMYCVFLNSECEHCELLSDCPPGTEAIRDEVEEANNDCVPCKAGHFQNTSSPSARCQPHTRCEDQGLVEAAPGTAWSDTNCRNPLEPPKMPGPMLLLAVLLPLVSFLLLTAVLACTWKSHPSLCRKLGSLLKRHPEGEESNTADGSWEPPRVNPHYPDLVEPLLPTSGDLTPASAGVPASPVLEEEVLQQQSPLSQAREPEAELPEQGQVAHGTNGIHVTGGSVTVTGNIYIYNGPVLGGARGPGDPSAPPEPPYPIPEEGAPGPPGLSTPYQEDGKAWHLAETEHWGATPSNXGPRTQFVTHA